The DNA region AAAAGGGGACTGGCTCCTTTTAAGCTTTTCAAAAGGTGCCAGTCCCCTTTTTTGTGACACAACGAAAAACATTATTAGATAGGATTACAGGATAAAACTCGATTAAGGCTTTGGGTATATTTCGACGGGATTAACGGGATCAAACGGGATTTTAGTTTTGAGCGTTTCCGTACTCTGAACCATTATAAAGTCAGCTATTCTATATTTCAGCACTCATCCTATAATGATTTTTAAATATCAATCTTTTAAAAAGCCCTACAAAAATCTTATACGCCCAATAACCATAGTCATTCAACAAAAGCCCGAATAAACCCACAAGCATATAAATCCCGTCAATCCCGTTAATCCCGTCAAAGAAAAGGTCTTAATCTTATAATCTTTTAATCCCTTAATCCCTAACAGTAGACACGACCAAACTCCTTAATCAGCCAAAACACCAACCCCAACCCCAAGACCACCTAACTTAACTATCCTGAAATCCTGTAATCCTGTCCAAAAGGCCTTAAATCTTTAAAATCTTTAAACCTTAGACAGGATTACAGGATAAAAGACGATTAAGGTCTAAGGCATTCCTTCCGGGTCTTTTATAACAGTTGGACAGTTGGAAAACACAAAGTTGGAAAGGAAAAAGATTATTACCAAACCATTCAAACATCCCAACTGTTTTCCTAACCAACTAACCCCTAACCAACTATTATTCGACGGGATTAACGGGATCAAACGGGATTTTGGTTTTGAGCGTTCTCATACTGAGTGATAATGGAGTATAATATGGAATAGAGAGGCAAAAGAAAACAAGAATTTAAGGGGGCTGCACTATGGTTAGCAGGCGTTTTACTGCCGCTATAGTTAAGGAAGGTAAATGGTATGTGGCCCAGAGTATTGAAGTAGGGGTAACTTCTCAAGGTAAGACTTGGGAGGAAGCCTTCACTAATCTAAGGGAAGCATTGGAACTGTACTTTGAAAACGAAGGAATAAAAAAGGCGTCTGGTTCCTTTTCTGTTGACCCGGTTATTTTAGAGCAAGACGAAGATGAAAAATTTGTTATAACATGCCCTGTTCTTGAAGGATGCCATAGTCAAGGAAATACCTTCGAAGAAGCCGTGAACAATATCCGCGAGGCCATTGAACTATGTCTGGAAGAAAAGGCAAATGGGTAAGAAACGATTAGGCCTTGGGTATTACTTTAGGGCTTTTTATTTATCCTATAATTTTTAATTTCCATAATAGAAACATGAAAAAAATCCGTATTTGGCAAAAATTAAAACCATTCACTCCAAGCCTCAGTAACGAAAAATCCCGTCAATCCCGTTAATCCCGTCAAAGAAAAGGTCTTAATCTTTTAATCCCTTAATCCCTAAAAAGTAGCCACGACCAAACTCCTTAATCAGCAAAAACCCCAATCCAGTGCCCACCTAACTTAACTATCCTGCAAATCCTGTAATCCTGTCCAAAATGTCTAAAACCTTTAAAATCTTTAAACCTTAGACAGGATTACAGGATAAATGACGATTAAGGCCTAAGGCATTCCTTCCGGGTCTTTTATAACACCACCTATTTCCTATAATGATTTTTAAAATAATCAATCTTTTAAAAAGCCCCACAAAAATCTTATACGCCCAATAGCCATAGTCATTCAACAAAAGCCCGAATAAACCCATAAGCTAAAAAATCCCGTCAATCCCGTTAATCCCGTCAAAGAAAAAGGTCTAATCTTTTAATCCCTTAATCCCTTAAAGTAGCCACGACCAAACTCCTTAATCAGCATAACAACAATCCAAAGCCAATCTAACTTACCTATCCTGTAATCCTGTAATCCTGTCAAAAAGGTCTTAATCTTTTAATCCCTTAATCTTTTAGTCTTTTAATCCTTCCCCCCAAGAAACAAAAAAGCAAGGAGCACTTAACCGCTCCCTGCTTCATTACATCCTAACTCTCCAGCCACAAAATAATCGTATCCGTATGAGCTTCCTTATCCCAGGCCTTCAGCTGAGCCTGTATGCTCGCCATCTTAACCTGCAGCTGTTCCCGCTCAGTATCATCCTCAGTGCCTGCCAGCTGAGCCTCCAGCGACCGGTATTGTTCCACATTTTCATTATACCGGCTGGTAATATCATTTCTCTGCTGGTCATCGGTTACAACCTGCCCCAGGGTCTTAAGATTCTTAAGCAGGCTATCGGTCCGGCTGCTTTCCACCACCACTTTAACTGTTTCCTGGCTACCTGTGGCTGTACTCTCAGAACCGAGAACTTCAAATTGTGCACCCATATTATTGAGGTACTGCACCACCTGCTCGTGGCCCGCATCGAAATCATTTACCGCCACCCGCAAAAAGGTGCGCTCAATAACCCGGTCCATATCAATGTTCAGCCATACATATTGTGCCGGGTCAGATTGAATTTCAACATTGCCTGCCGATGGGTCATCAGTGGGTACTTCAGTGTCCTTTTCCACAGGATTTTGAACACCGGGGTCTTTCTCACTGGCACCGGACTGTTTCGGAGTATCCTTCTCAGAACCGGTTGCCCCGGTTTCAGTGCCCGGGTCTTCACCGCCGCTATTATCCGGGGCAGGTGAAGGAGAAATATCCGGGTTATCCGTCACTATTGCCGGCGGATTTTCATGAGCCACATGTGTCACCGCATTGCCGCCCCACTGCAGATAAGCTCCTGCAGAGCCCGCGGCCACCAGCAGAAATGCTGCTGCAGCGGCTGCACTCCGCTTCCAACCGGCAACCACTCTCCTGCCCGCATTGTTTTGCTGCTCCGGCAATCGTGCCATAACCCCTGCGGCAAAGTCCGGCGGTGCCTTGATAGCGTTCCCCTCATCACGCAGGGTGGTGCCTATTTCCTTCCAAAAGGAAACCTCATCACGGCAGGAAGGACATTTATCAATATGCTTTTTTATCGCCTCAGCCTGAAAGGCTTCGGTCTCACAGTCCAGCCAATCGGGTATCAACTGCTGAACCTGTTCACATTTCATCCCTTTTCACCTCCCCGGCGCCTGTCCTTATAGGGAAGACTTCTGCCGTTTTCAGCGGCAAGCCTCGTTATTTCCTTTTTCAGTGTCTGGCGCGCCCTGTTGATCCTTGATTTGATTGTCCCAAGGGAGCAGTCCAGCATACCGGCTATCTCGTCATAGGAGTAGCCCTGCATTTCCCTTAGTACCAGCACCGTCCTGTGTTCAGTTGACAACTCCCAGAGGGCCGAGCGTACCATGCCGCGGAATTCCTTGTTTTCATAGGCCTCTTCCGGGCCTACGCCATTTGATGCCACCATGCGCGGCATCTCCCCTTCCTGCGTTTGTACCGGACTGTCTAAAGAAACATCAGGTTTCTTTTTGCGCTTTTCATTAATAGAAAGGTTCACTGCTATCCGGTGCAGCCAGGTGCCAAAATCCGCTTCATTACGGAACTTCGGCAGGGCCTTGTAGGCTTTAATGAAAACATTCTGGGCTAGGTCCTCAGCATCGGCATGATTGCCGGTAAGTTGGTAGCTGAGTCCATAGATCCTGTCCTGGTACATGGTCACCAATTCCTCGAAGGCTCTGGTGTCGCCCTTTTGAGATCTTTTTACCAGTAGCTTAGCGTTATCCAAAGGGTATCCCCCTCTGGCCTTAAGCTCCGAACTACTCCTTAGACACAAGTGCGTAAAGAAAAGTTCCGGGCCAGGCCAAAAATTACTAAAAAAGTTCTTAGACTGTGGAAAGCGATCCCTTCCAACATTCCAACCGTTTCCCTAACCAACTAACCCCTAATAATTTGACGGGATTAAGCGGGATTTTGGTTGTGAGCATATGCGTTACTCAACGCATATAAACTAATCCATTCCGTATTAAACGATTATCCCTATAATGATTTTTAAATAATAAATACTTTTAAAATTAGACCCACCAGACATCCTTATGTGCTAAACAGTAAAAGCCTTTCATCAAAAGCCCAAGCAATCAACAATCCCATAAATCCCATAAATCCCGTCAAAGGGTCTTTAAAATCTTTTAATCTTTAAGCAGTAGACGCGAACAGCATCCATTAATCAGCAAAGAAACCAATCCAAAACTTACCTAACTTATCTATCCTGCAAATCCTGTAATCCTGTCCAAAAAGGCCTTAAATCTTTAAAGTCTTTAAACCTTAGACAGGATTACAGGATAAAACACGATTAAGGCCTAAGGCACAACATCAGGGGCAACTATTACCAACCATGTTTTCCTAACCCCTATCGCCTACCCCCTAACCCCTAACCTCTAATAATTTGACGGGATTAACGGGATAAAGCGGGATTTTGGTTATGAGCATTTGCGTTACTCAGCGTATATAAACTAATCCACTCCGTGTTCAACACTGTCCCTATAATGATTTTTAAATAATATATGGTTTTAAAATTAGACCCACCAGACATCCTTATGTGCTAAATAACAAAAGCCTTTATCGAAAGCCCAAGCAATCAACAATCCCATAAATCCCGTTAATCCCGTCAAAGGGTCTTAATTCTTTAATCTCTTAATCCTTAAACAGTAGACGCGAACAGCATCCATTAATCAGCAAAGAAACCAATCCAAAACTTACCTAACTTATCTATCCTGCAAATCCTGTAATCCTGTCTAAAAAGGCCTTAAATCTTTAAAGTCTTTAAATCTTAGACAGGATTACAGGATAAAAGACGATTAAGGCCTAAGGCACTACATTAGGGGCAACTATTACCAACCCATGTTTTCCTAACGCCTAACCCCTAACCCCTAACGCCTAACCAACTAAGTACTTAACCCTCTTAATAATTTACTCTAAATCATAGCACATTTCAAAGGGTACAGGTGCCATACTGACCTTATTTTTCAAATAACATATTATAAACGTTCATCCCAACGCCCTGTCACAAAGGGTTCCCCGGCACATTCTATCATGCGGCGAATGACATTTAATGAAGAAAAATTTTTTTATGCTAATTTCGCTACACCTGGAACTTTTGGCAAAACACTCGTGTCTAACTAATCGAGTACAAACAAAGACATGCCAATTAAGCCAAAGCAATAC from Bacillota bacterium includes:
- a CDS encoding sigma-70 family RNA polymerase sigma factor translates to MDNAKLLVKRSQKGDTRAFEELVTMYQDRIYGLSYQLTGNHADAEDLAQNVFIKAYKALPKFRNEADFGTWLHRIAVNLSINEKRKKKPDVSLDSPVQTQEGEMPRMVASNGVGPEEAYENKEFRGMVRSALWELSTEHRTVLVLREMQGYSYDEIAGMLDCSLGTIKSRINRARQTLKKEITRLAAENGRSLPYKDRRRGGEKG
- a CDS encoding DUF4349 domain-containing protein; translation: MKCEQVQQLIPDWLDCETEAFQAEAIKKHIDKCPSCRDEVSFWKEIGTTLRDEGNAIKAPPDFAAGVMARLPEQQNNAGRRVVAGWKRSAAAAAAFLLVAAGSAGAYLQWGGNAVTHVAHENPPAIVTDNPDISPSPAPDNSGGEDPGTETGATGSEKDTPKQSGASEKDPGVQNPVEKDTEVPTDDPSAGNVEIQSDPAQYVWLNIDMDRVIERTFLRVAVNDFDAGHEQVVQYLNNMGAQFEVLGSESTATGSQETVKVVVESSRTDSLLKNLKTLGQVVTDDQQRNDITSRYNENVEQYRSLEAQLAGTEDDTEREQLQVKMASIQAQLKAWDKEAHTDTIILWLES
- a CDS encoding type II toxin-antitoxin system HicB family antitoxin, whose product is MKKASGSFSVDPVILEQDEDEKFVITCPVLEGCHSQGNTFEEAVNNIREAIELCLEEKANG